The Zea mays cultivar B73 chromosome 7, Zm-B73-REFERENCE-NAM-5.0, whole genome shotgun sequence DNA segment gaccagttaaagggtcctcgaccagcacgcctacatacgcattcaatccttaatcaacctgggtagaacatcacgtgttcctagcccaagtctcgatttaagtactttcatccttagaattgtttctgttccttaggatgaaaagagcattacagggaactttgcagtaagatcccaccattgctcccaatgaaaataatcttacaggtagaagccatcctttctcgagctaggctaagaATAAccactatccacaagatctaagcagggctaagcatttttgtaaatcatgttttgatactttaccagaagtatctatatagGTGTGGAtagcaaggaaggcaatgcatcaaaaggttccaagcaactcctataaaccgaatgcacatttcactagacttaaagtgtgcagaaattatttgaaaacacaagaaaggggttgcatgcaccggggcttgcctgggtaacactatgttagtgtttgttagacgacgtccacttgacgatcatccttgtcctaACACTTGATCAGACAGGTTCGTTCATCAGCATCTccatgcggagtagcccgcgcttggtGTCGACTTGAGTcatcttccgcatcacgtgattaattatcgcacctgaatggaatgcattatgcatatgaatgcatatagacaggaatatcATAAATCTAAATAGTGCTATACGATAGTGTATTAAACACCTAgtggcgaggcgttgtacaatcTTACACGGAAACGCTAGTTATTAATATACGACTACGCGCAATAATCACGGTTTTCTAGATTAAacgaacctaacgcaaacatcacgaacaacaCATTAAACATAATCAGCCTAAACACAACTCATTAGCTAATTGGTTAAATGCTAAATTCATCCCCCACTTTATAAATTATACCCACTTGCTTCCCAAGAACCAATTTAATTTTATCAAACAATTATAATTTGTCAATAGTAATACTAACAATATTATTGTCTAGACATTTTAAAATACTAAATTTAACCTACATGTCACCGAAATACTATATTCTACAAAATAGAACTAGTTCGAATATATTCGGCAACTAAACTCCTCGAAGCATACCTCGCCTTACTGGTATTTCTAACTTAATCGTATACACGTATGTAGCATCTTATTTTACGATCATAGTAAAAATAGCGAATCGGCTCACCACATCACAACTTGATTTGGTAGTTGCCTGAACGACGACGGCCTTCAGCTGAAATCCTTGATCGAACATCTGGCGAGCGTGACCGACGAGCTAAGGCTGAGGCAAAGCTTGATGACGATATCGTGTTTGAAGCGAGCTGGTGAGGTGGAGTTTGAGTAGAGGACGACGTGTTTGACGACTCGACAGCAAATGATGCGACGAAGAGCTGGGCAGGATCCGAGCTAATAGGTACAGTATGAGACAACGACCAACACGACAGATGAACTAAGTCGCAGCGAGGTCGACGACGAGATAGGGATTAAGGCCGAGCGAGCCGAGAGGGCGCGCAACGAGCAGGAAAAAGACTCGACGCGGGAGTTTGACGCGCACGTGAAGCTATCACCAGCGACAACACAACGATGGCGATATGACCGAACCTGAATCGGCGCGGGCCAAACACCGGACAACCATGGCAGCGACTTGGGCGAGATCTAAACTAGAGCAGCAGCACACCGGCAAGCATGGACGGCTGGCGAACTCCGGTTTAGGCGAATGGAACGCGACAACGGGAGATGGTGCGCGCGTAGGGACTCGACGACGGACAGCGGCCATGTATGACATGCCGCGCGGACGGGCGAGCGGTACACGAACTGGACAGAACCGGGCGAGCGGTACACGAACTGGACAGAACCGAGCGCGCAGGCTCCACGGCGAACCAAGAAACCGGCTACGCGCAGGGAGCAGAGGACCTCACGCGCAAAGCGAGCAGCAAGACGACGACGCGCAGGAACACGGCAAGCAGGGATCAGGGGCCAGCTCGGCACGGCAAAGGACTCGGCTGAGCTCGTGCAACAGGGAGCAGGGCGCGGTCAGGAAGATGGAGATAGGCGGCCGAGCGCCATGGGAGT contains these protein-coding regions:
- the LOC100382710 gene encoding uncharacterized protein LOC100382710; this translates as MTEPESARAKHRTTMAATWARSKLEQQHTGKHGRLANSGLGEWNATTGDGARVGTRRRTAAMYDMPRGRASGTRTGQNRASGTRTGQNRARRLHGEPRNRLRAGSRGPHAQSEQQDDDAQEHGKQGSGASSARQRTRLSSCNREQGAVRKMEIGGRAPWEFGEGASRGDREDAWGSHSAERASGTRRRSWTELCSGSGEIRAGGQGRDWGEDRLDSGI